ACGCGCGGGCGCGGCCCTTAGCCTTGTGAAACGACCGCTTGGAGCCTGGCAGGGGCTTCGGGTCGGTCAACATCTCGAAGCGCATCGCTCCGGCCATGGGCGCTACCTCGATCAGGCGAACCTCGACACGATCAGCCAGTTGGTAGCCCTTGCCGCTGCGTTCTCCGAAAAGCGAGCGAGCCGCTTCGTCGTATATATAGTAATCGCCGCCCAAGGTTGACACCGGGATGAAACCATCCGCGCCGAACTGCGGCAATTGGACAAAAAGTCCTGACTTGGTGACGCCTGAAATGCGTGCGTCGAAACGGTCGTCGATACGCTCGGCAAGATAGGCGGCGATCAGCCGGTCGACCGTGTCGCGCTCGGCGGCCATGGCTCGGCGTTCCGTGCCGGAAATCAGCACCGAGACATCTTCGAGCCGCGCCTCCTCATCCTGTGTCAGTCCGCCTGGGCCGAGACCCAGTGCGGCAATAAGTCCGCGATGCACTATGAGATCCGCATAACGGCGGATCGGCGAAGTGAAATGCGCATAGCGCTTCAGGTTAAGGCCGAAATGGCCGATATTCTTGGGCGAATATTCGGCCTGACTCTGCGAGCGCAGGACCACCTCGTTGACCAGTCCTTCATTGTCGTCGCCGCGAACACGCTCCAGAATGCCGTTGAACTGGGCAGGCCGCATCTGCGCGCCCCGCGCCAGCGACAATCCAAGCGTCTGCAGGAATTCGCGCAGCGATTCCTGCTTGGCCAGCGATGGCGCGTCATGAACGCGGAAGACCAGCGCCTGCTTTTTCGCCTCCAATGTCTCCGCGGCCGCGACATTGGCCTGGATCATGAATTCTTCGATCAGCTTGTGGGCGTCGAGCCGCTCCGGCACGACGACGCGGTCGACGGTTCCGTCCGGCTTCAGAATGATCTTGCGCTCCGGCAGGTCCAGTTCCAGCGGCTGGCGGCCGTCGCGGCCGCGCTTCAGGACAGCGTAGGCGTCCCAGAGCGGCTTCAGAACGCTGTCGAGGATCGGGCCAGTCTTGTCGTCCGGGGCTCCGTCGATCGCGGCCTGTGCCTGTTGGTAGGAGAGTTTTGCCGCCGACTTCATCATGACGCGGTGGAAGGAATGCCTGATCTTGCGGCCTTCAGCCGAAAAAACCATGCGGACCGCCAAGGCTGGCCGATCCTGGCCTTCACGCAGCGAACAGAGGTCGTTGGAGATACGCTCGGGTAGCATCGGCACGACGCGATCGGGAAAATAGACCGAATTGCCACGCTTCAGCGCTTCTCGGTCGAGCGCGCTGCCGTAGCGGACATAGGCGGCGACATCGGCAATAGCCACGGTGGCGACCACGCCGCCGGGGTTTTTCTCATCGTCGTCCGGCGTCGCAAACACCGCATCATCGTGGTCCTTGGCGTCGGCCGGGTCGATGGTGAGCAAGGGCAGGTCGCGCCAGTCCTCGCGATGGGCAAGCGTGGCCGGCTCGACGGCCTCGGACTCCGCGATGACGTCGGCTGGAAAGATGTGCGGGATATCGTGGGCGTGGATGGCGATCATCGAGACCGCCTTTTCGCTGGTCAGCGAGCCCAACACCGCCAGCACCTTGGCCCTGGGCAGCCCAAAGCGGGAGGCTCGCGCCGGCTCGACTTCGACCAGATCACCGTTCTTCGCGCCGTTCTGGAATTCCTTGTCGACGATCAGTTCCGGCTGGCGTCGCTCCACCGGCTCGATGCGGAAGGTGCCATCGTGCAGAATGCGAAACACACCCAGGACCGCATCGGTGCGCTTCTCGAAAATCTTCATCACCCGACCGGTGTAAGCGGGGCCGGTCGCGTCGTCGGTCGGGAAGGTCTTGGCCAGCACGCGGTCGCCGATGCCCGGCGCCGGGCCATTGCCGCTTCGCGAAACGCGGATGGAGATGACGGGCGGCTCGCCGCTGCCGACGGCTTCCGCCGGGTGGGCAAGCAAGACGCCATCGCCGTCGCGGCCAAAAATGTCGAGTACCGCTACATGGGGCAGGGCGCCGACGCGGGCAAGTTTCTTGCGCTCCTTGGTCAGCAGGCCCTCGTCCTGCAGGTCGCGCAGGATGTCCTTCAGCCAGATGCGGTCGTCGCCACGCAGCGCGAACGCCTTGGCGATATCGCGCTTTCCCGCGCGATCCGGATTTTCGGCGATGTAGCGCAGGATTTCGTCGCGCGAGGGCTTGTAATCGTCCTTGACCTTGGCCCTGTTGTCGGCGGTGCGCGGATCGCCGTGACCTCTACCGGTGATCCTTCGCGCCACGCTGACCTATCCTTTTTTCTTTGCTGCCGGTTTCTTGGCAGCCGCTTTCTTTGCCGCCGGTGCCTTGGCCGCCGCCTTGCGAACCGGTTTCTTGCCGCCGCCGCCCTTGGCTTCCTTCTCGGCAATCAGCGCCAGCGCGTCCTCGATCGTTACCGACTGCGGATCCTTGCCCTTGGGCAAGGTGGCATTGACCTTGCCGAAATTCACGTAAGGTCCGTATTTGCCGTCACGCACGACGATCTTGCCGCCACCATCGGGATGTTCGCCGAGCTCCTTCAGGGCAGCGGCGGTGCCGCCATTGCGGCCACCCTTGCCCTTCAGCTGCTTCTCGGCAATCACCGAGACGGCGCGGTTCAGTCCGATCGAGAACACATCCTCAATGCTTTCGAGGTTGGCGTAGGTTCCGTCATGCAGCACGAACGGGCCGTAGCGGCCGAGCCCGGCCGAAATCATCTTGCCGGATTCAGGGTGCTGGCCGACATCGCGCGGCAGCGCCAGCAAGGCGAGCGCCTTTTCGTGGTCGATGGACTCCGGCGTCCAGCCCTTGGGCAGGCTGGAGCGCTTGGCTTCCTTGCCGTCGCCGCGCTGGATGTAGGGGCCGAAGCGGCCGCTTCGCAGCGTGATTTCCTCGGCCGTGTACGGATCCTTGCCGAGCACCTTGGTGCCGTCATCGCCGCCGCCGTTCTCGCCATTCGGGTTGGCGGCGTCGCCGAGCTGGCGGGTGAAGGAGCATTCTGGATAGTTCGAGCAGCCGACGAAGGCGCCGAACTTGCCGAGCTTCAGCGACAAATTACCGGTGCCGCATTTCGGGCAGATGCGCGGATTGGAACCGTCCTCGCGGGTGGGGAAAACCAGCGGCGCCAGTTCCTCGTTGAGCGCGTCGAGCACATCGGTGACGCGCAGTTCCTTGATGTCGGCGACGGCGCCGGAAAAATCCTTCCAGAAGTCGCGCAGCACATCCTTCCAGGCAAGCTTGCCGTCCGAAATCTCGTCGAGCTTTTCCTCGAGGGACGCGGTGAAGTCGTACTCGACATAGCGCTCGAAGAAGCTTTCCAGGAAAGCCGAGAGCAGACGACCCTTGGCCTGCGGCACCAGCCGGCGCTTGTCGATGGTGACGTAGTCACGATCCTCAAGTGTCTTCAGGATCGCCGTATAGGTCGACGGGCGGCCAATGCCGAGCTCTTCGAGCTTCTTGATCAACGAGGCTTCCGAGTAGCGCGGCGGCGGCTCGGTCGTGTGCTGTGTGGCGTTGATCGCTTGACGGGCTAGCTGCTCGCCGGCGCGGATCTCGGGCAAGCGGCGGCTTTCCTCGTCTTCCGCGTCGTCGTCCTTCTGGTCGGTGTAAGCGGCGATGAAGCCGTCGAAGCGAACGACCGAGCCGATGGCGCGCAGCTCGGCGGTGCGCGCGCCGTTGACGGCTTCGATCTCAACGGTGGTGCGCTCGATCTCGGCCGGCTGCATCTGGCTGGCGATGGCGCGCTTCCAGATCAACTCGTAGAGCCGCATCTGGTCGGAATCGAGATATTGCCTGACCGATGCCGGAGTGCGCATGAAATCCGTCGGGCGGATCGCCTCGTGCGCTTCTTGGGCGTTCTTGGCCTTGGCGGTGTATTGGCGCGGCTTTTCGGGCAGGTATTTGGGACCGAACTCCTTGGCAATGGCATCACGTGCGGCCGAGATCGCCTCCGGCGCCATCTGGACGCCGTCGGTTCGCATATAGGTGATCAGACCGGTGGTCTCGCCGCCGATCTCCATGCCTTCATACAGCCGCTGCGCCACCTGCATGGTGCGGCTGGCCGAAAAGCCCAGGCCCGATGAGGCGGCCTGCTGCAATGTCGAGGTGGTAAAGGGCGGGCCGGGATTGCGCTTTGTCGGCTTGGCTTCGACCGAGGCGACCTTGAAGGTCGCGCCTTCGAGCATCGCCTTGATGTCGTCGGCCTGCGCCTTGTTGGCGATGTCGAGCTTCTGCAGCTTCTTGCGCTCGAACGCGGTCAGCCGAGCCTCGAAAGTCTCGTTGCGCGGTGTGCCGAGCAGTGCGGCGATCTGCCAGTATTCCTCGCGGATGAAACGCTCGATCTCGGATTCACGGTCGCAGACCAGGCGCAATGCGACGGACTGGACGCGGCCAGCCGAGCGGGCGCCCGGCAATTTGCGCCACAGCACTGGAGAGAGTGTGAAGCCAACGAGATAGTCGAGCGCCCGGCGGGCGAGATAGGCATCGACCAGCGGCGCATCGATCTGGCGCGGATTGGCCATCGCTTCCAGCACCGACGACTTGGTGATGGCGTTGAAGACGACGCGGCTGACGGTCTTGTCCTTCAACGCACGCTTCTGCTTGAGCACCTCCAGCACGTGCCAGGAGATTGCTTCGCCCTCGCGATCCGGATCGGTTGCAAGGATAAGGCCGTCGGCATCCTTCACCGCCTTGGCGATGTCGGCCAGCCGCTTGCCGGAGGCGGTGTCAACCGCCCAGGACATGGCAAAATCCTCGTCCGGACGTACCGAGCCGTCCTTGGCCGGCAAATCACGGACGTGGCCAAACGAGGCCAGAACCTTGTAGTTCTTTCCGAGGTACTTGTTGATTGTCTTCGCCTTGGCCGGCGATTCGACGACGACTACGTCCATGAGGTCTCATATCAGCTGTGGTGCGGCAGAAGGATTCCGCTGCGCGCGACGAAATCTCGTTCAATTTGTCGCTCACATGGCCGCGCTTTTGCATCC
The nucleotide sequence above comes from Mesorhizobium shangrilense. Encoded proteins:
- the topA gene encoding type I DNA topoisomerase, with protein sequence MDVVVVESPAKAKTINKYLGKNYKVLASFGHVRDLPAKDGSVRPDEDFAMSWAVDTASGKRLADIAKAVKDADGLILATDPDREGEAISWHVLEVLKQKRALKDKTVSRVVFNAITKSSVLEAMANPRQIDAPLVDAYLARRALDYLVGFTLSPVLWRKLPGARSAGRVQSVALRLVCDRESEIERFIREEYWQIAALLGTPRNETFEARLTAFERKKLQKLDIANKAQADDIKAMLEGATFKVASVEAKPTKRNPGPPFTTSTLQQAASSGLGFSASRTMQVAQRLYEGMEIGGETTGLITYMRTDGVQMAPEAISAARDAIAKEFGPKYLPEKPRQYTAKAKNAQEAHEAIRPTDFMRTPASVRQYLDSDQMRLYELIWKRAIASQMQPAEIERTTVEIEAVNGARTAELRAIGSVVRFDGFIAAYTDQKDDDAEDEESRRLPEIRAGEQLARQAINATQHTTEPPPRYSEASLIKKLEELGIGRPSTYTAILKTLEDRDYVTIDKRRLVPQAKGRLLSAFLESFFERYVEYDFTASLEEKLDEISDGKLAWKDVLRDFWKDFSGAVADIKELRVTDVLDALNEELAPLVFPTREDGSNPRICPKCGTGNLSLKLGKFGAFVGCSNYPECSFTRQLGDAANPNGENGGGDDGTKVLGKDPYTAEEITLRSGRFGPYIQRGDGKEAKRSSLPKGWTPESIDHEKALALLALPRDVGQHPESGKMISAGLGRYGPFVLHDGTYANLESIEDVFSIGLNRAVSVIAEKQLKGKGGRNGGTAAALKELGEHPDGGGKIVVRDGKYGPYVNFGKVNATLPKGKDPQSVTIEDALALIAEKEAKGGGGKKPVRKAAAKAPAAKKAAAKKPAAKKKG
- the rnr gene encoding ribonuclease R, whose amino-acid sequence is MARRITGRGHGDPRTADNRAKVKDDYKPSRDEILRYIAENPDRAGKRDIAKAFALRGDDRIWLKDILRDLQDEGLLTKERKKLARVGALPHVAVLDIFGRDGDGVLLAHPAEAVGSGEPPVISIRVSRSGNGPAPGIGDRVLAKTFPTDDATGPAYTGRVMKIFEKRTDAVLGVFRILHDGTFRIEPVERRQPELIVDKEFQNGAKNGDLVEVEPARASRFGLPRAKVLAVLGSLTSEKAVSMIAIHAHDIPHIFPADVIAESEAVEPATLAHREDWRDLPLLTIDPADAKDHDDAVFATPDDDEKNPGGVVATVAIADVAAYVRYGSALDREALKRGNSVYFPDRVVPMLPERISNDLCSLREGQDRPALAVRMVFSAEGRKIRHSFHRVMMKSAAKLSYQQAQAAIDGAPDDKTGPILDSVLKPLWDAYAVLKRGRDGRQPLELDLPERKIILKPDGTVDRVVVPERLDAHKLIEEFMIQANVAAAETLEAKKQALVFRVHDAPSLAKQESLREFLQTLGLSLARGAQMRPAQFNGILERVRGDDNEGLVNEVVLRSQSQAEYSPKNIGHFGLNLKRYAHFTSPIRRYADLIVHRGLIAALGLGPGGLTQDEEARLEDVSVLISGTERRAMAAERDTVDRLIAAYLAERIDDRFDARISGVTKSGLFVQLPQFGADGFIPVSTLGGDYYIYDEAARSLFGERSGKGYQLADRVEVRLIEVAPMAGAMRFEMLTDPKPLPGSKRSFHKAKGRARASQSRPGSRGRRR